A portion of the Paucilactobacillus hokkaidonensis JCM 18461 genome contains these proteins:
- a CDS encoding ATP-binding protein, whose protein sequence is MIERPKYLAELIEFKDTDLIKIITGVRRSGKSVLLMLYRDYLLKQGIEARDIIYINFEDYQMQLVQTENQLRKILDKRLNKNRRQYILLDEIQNVSGWQRVINGVRVSFNCDIVITGSNAKMLSGELATLLSGRYVEIPIYPFSFKEFLNAKNISSDSREIDSAFTEYEKFGGFPAAILANDAVKDQVLKGIYDAVILNDVSMRGNVRDVTILRAVVGFLADNTGQLVQPNKIANTLKSEGMRVSPHTITRYLELLENAFLFYHVQQYDLRGRQYLKTTGKYFIADSGLRRIAVGRRAGNYSNQLENIVYIELKRRGYIINVGKLGSKEIDFVARKDDDILYVQVTYELPDNKHETNNLLKLNDNYQKIVITQKYYEVTQIDGIPIINIVDWLLDRKS, encoded by the coding sequence ATGATAGAACGACCAAAATATCTTGCAGAGCTGATTGAATTTAAAGATACAGATCTGATCAAAATTATCACAGGTGTTCGGCGATCCGGTAAATCTGTTTTACTAATGTTGTACCGTGATTATTTATTGAAACAAGGTATTGAGGCACGTGATATTATCTATATTAATTTTGAAGATTATCAAATGCAATTAGTACAAACTGAAAACCAATTACGAAAAATTTTAGATAAACGCCTAAATAAGAACAGACGTCAGTACATTTTATTGGATGAAATTCAAAACGTAAGTGGATGGCAACGTGTAATTAATGGTGTTCGAGTGAGCTTTAACTGTGATATTGTCATTACTGGTTCTAATGCCAAAATGTTATCTGGTGAATTGGCAACACTGTTGAGTGGACGTTACGTAGAGATTCCGATATATCCTTTTTCCTTTAAAGAATTTTTAAACGCTAAAAATATTAGTTCAGATTCCAGAGAAATTGACTCAGCATTTACTGAGTATGAAAAGTTTGGTGGCTTTCCAGCTGCTATTTTGGCAAATGATGCGGTAAAAGATCAGGTGTTAAAAGGGATCTACGATGCTGTCATTTTAAATGATGTTTCAATGCGGGGCAATGTTCGGGATGTTACAATATTAAGAGCTGTCGTTGGTTTTTTGGCAGATAATACTGGACAGCTTGTTCAGCCAAATAAAATTGCTAACACTTTAAAAAGTGAGGGAATGCGTGTTAGTCCGCATACGATCACACGATATCTTGAGTTATTAGAAAATGCTTTTTTATTTTATCATGTACAGCAATATGATTTACGAGGTCGTCAGTATTTAAAAACGACAGGTAAATATTTTATTGCTGACTCCGGATTGCGACGAATTGCTGTAGGACGACGGGCAGGTAATTATAGTAATCAGTTGGAAAACATAGTTTATATCGAGCTTAAGCGGCGCGGCTATATAATTAATGTTGGTAAATTGGGTAGTAAAGAAATTGATTTTGTGGCGCGTAAAGATGATGATATTTTGTATGTTCAAGTCACTTACGAATTGCCAGACAATAAGCATGAAACTAACAATTTACTCAAGTTAAATGATAATTATCAAAAAATTGTAATTACTCAGAAATATTATGAAGTTACTCAAATCGACGGGATCCCAATTATTAACATCGTCGACTGGCTATTGGATAGAAAATCTTGA
- a CDS encoding DUF368 domain-containing protein produces the protein MNNHRPQSWLLRALKGALIGTGFILPGISGGALAAVFGIYEQLIDFLAHPFRRLKQNIFFFLPVGIGAIGGIFLLSFAISYLLGNFEAIILWFFIGAIVGTIPALWKDAGQKGRSAGDVFLMMAAFVAMLLFLLFGAPLFSAIEPKFSSWVLGGALIGLGLVIPGLSPSNFLIYLGLYKAMTDAIKVGDMSVITPLILGVLLVIAILSKLMDYLFRTFYPQLFHLILGIVAASTVMIVPSETIHMSLGALAASAVMLGLGTWLGWWMSRLDQATR, from the coding sequence ATGAACAATCACAGACCACAAAGCTGGCTTCTTCGAGCATTGAAGGGGGCACTGATCGGAACGGGGTTCATCTTACCTGGTATCAGTGGTGGGGCATTAGCAGCTGTGTTCGGTATTTATGAACAGTTGATTGACTTTTTAGCTCACCCATTTAGACGATTAAAACAAAACATTTTTTTCTTTCTACCGGTTGGAATTGGCGCAATTGGCGGAATTTTCTTACTCTCCTTTGCCATTAGTTACTTATTGGGAAACTTTGAGGCGATTATCTTATGGTTTTTTATTGGCGCGATTGTCGGTACGATCCCTGCACTTTGGAAAGATGCGGGACAAAAGGGCCGTAGTGCTGGAGACGTGTTCCTAATGATGGCCGCCTTTGTTGCAATGTTACTATTCTTGTTGTTTGGGGCGCCATTATTTTCAGCAATTGAACCGAAATTCAGTTCATGGGTGCTGGGTGGTGCGTTGATTGGTCTGGGATTGGTAATCCCAGGATTGAGCCCATCAAATTTTCTCATTTATCTTGGTTTGTACAAGGCAATGACTGATGCAATTAAAGTTGGCGATATGTCAGTGATTACTCCGTTAATATTAGGTGTTTTACTGGTGATTGCCATCTTGTCAAAATTGATGGATTACCTGTTTAGAACCTTTTATCCACAACTGTTTCACTTGATTTTGGGAATCGTTGCTGCGTCAACGGTGATGATTGTTCCGTCAGAAACTATTCATATGTCTCTCGGCGCGTTGGCAGCTAGTGCGGTAATGCTGGGCTTAGGTACTTGGCTTGGTTGGTGGATGAGTCGCCTTGACCAAGCTACTCGATAA
- a CDS encoding ISLre2 family transposase → MFILADFIDSLKNLDSLFDLEEQVIRCLREMFQEIVSKYLIQLDETLVSQIPSDHTFVNRQPRTINFMFGAVSFERRCYRNTDGTNYFPLDTHLKLVSRKRFSPYFKSVVSKIGQMTTMRNTADMINLASQTDISAWTVDKIVREMADIVAVEEETLDKEIVHRKKVDNLVIEGDAFEVRERGKQRVSVHHYRVYESTNYGPVNKREFIETNHLKARKQVCDYLEAHYKLSEMVVFLASDAGPGYDPISMRELVPGAKKVEYVIDRYHFIRKFEQTIGLQNPLSRKATAAIRGYNLNQLEAILDTFESQITTGKDSEKLTKLRHYLSRNWKYIKRPKDRDYKYMGKLGSVESSHRAFTYRLKKQGKSWSKEGLQAMLVLILARVNRHLNQDLSSGLRRLRELKIEVSLESIKSIRFTDLNRKIRSQHIGVKIGNITVDSSTSSPIGAMAKAYSR, encoded by the coding sequence ATGTTTATTTTAGCAGATTTTATTGATTCATTGAAGAATTTAGATAGTTTATTTGATTTGGAGGAACAAGTTATTCGTTGTTTGCGGGAAATGTTTCAAGAAATTGTATCTAAATACTTAATTCAATTAGACGAAACGTTAGTTTCTCAGATTCCAAGTGACCATACTTTTGTTAACCGACAACCACGAACAATCAATTTTATGTTTGGTGCTGTTTCATTTGAACGTAGATGTTATAGGAATACAGATGGAACCAATTATTTTCCACTGGATACACATTTAAAACTTGTGTCGCGAAAAAGGTTTTCACCATATTTTAAAAGTGTGGTTAGTAAGATTGGTCAAATGACTACCATGAGAAACACAGCGGATATGATTAACCTTGCCAGTCAGACTGATATTAGTGCATGGACAGTCGACAAAATCGTTAGAGAGATGGCCGACATCGTTGCTGTCGAGGAAGAAACACTTGATAAAGAAATTGTTCATCGTAAAAAAGTGGATAATTTAGTAATTGAAGGAGATGCTTTTGAAGTCCGAGAACGTGGTAAGCAACGGGTTTCTGTACATCATTATAGGGTATACGAATCCACTAATTATGGCCCAGTAAATAAACGTGAATTTATTGAAACCAATCATTTAAAAGCACGAAAACAAGTTTGTGATTATCTGGAAGCACATTATAAATTAAGCGAAATGGTAGTGTTTTTGGCAAGCGATGCCGGTCCTGGATATGATCCTATCAGTATGCGCGAATTAGTTCCTGGGGCAAAAAAAGTTGAGTATGTAATTGATCGGTATCACTTTATTCGAAAATTCGAGCAGACCATCGGTCTACAAAACCCATTAAGTAGAAAGGCTACAGCAGCTATTAGAGGATATAATTTGAACCAATTAGAGGCTATTTTAGATACTTTTGAATCACAAATTACAACTGGAAAAGATTCCGAAAAGTTGACCAAATTAAGACATTATCTAAGCCGTAATTGGAAATATATCAAACGTCCCAAAGATCGCGACTATAAATATATGGGCAAATTAGGCTCAGTTGAGAGCTCACACAGAGCTTTCACCTACCGCTTAAAAAAGCAGGGTAAGAGTTGGTCTAAAGAAGGATTACAAGCTATGTTAGTTCTCATACTAGCAAGAGTTAACAGACATCTTAATCAAGATCTATCATCAGGATTAAGAAGGCTAAGAGAACTTAAAATTGAAGTATCTCTCGAGTCAATTAAATCAATTAGGTTCACAGATTTAAACCGGAAAATACGTTCACAGCACATAGGAGTTAAAATTGGTAATATTACTGTTGATTCATCAACAAGTAGCCCCATAGGGGCAATGGCAAAAGCATACTCCCGTTAA